The following proteins come from a genomic window of Pseudomonas hygromyciniae:
- a CDS encoding PilN domain-containing protein yields the protein MTRINLLPWREERAERRRRFFLIFLLVITTIALAAVWLADRVIDRAIDRQVARNNHLSKQVTVLDSRIKTIDELREQRQQLMERMKVVEDLQGHRAFGQDLFEQLARAMPDGVQLREVSVSGTSVEVTGTAVSSDDVARLMRSLEASNTLRAPNLRHVRAEEGGAGSAFQLMVDHGEHRETQR from the coding sequence ATGACAAGAATCAACCTTTTACCCTGGCGTGAAGAGCGCGCTGAGCGCCGTCGCAGGTTTTTCCTGATTTTTCTGTTGGTGATCACCACTATTGCATTGGCCGCCGTATGGCTGGCCGACCGGGTCATTGACCGGGCGATTGATCGGCAAGTGGCCCGTAACAACCACTTGAGCAAGCAAGTCACGGTATTGGACTCGCGGATCAAGACCATCGACGAACTGCGCGAACAGCGTCAGCAACTGATGGAGCGGATGAAGGTGGTCGAAGACCTACAGGGTCATCGCGCATTCGGCCAGGATTTGTTCGAGCAGTTGGCCCGGGCGATGCCGGATGGCGTTCAACTGCGCGAGGTGAGTGTCAGTGGCACATCGGTGGAGGTCACCGGCACGGCGGTGTCCAGCGATGATGTCGCCCGGCTGATGCGCAGCCTGGAAGCTTCCAACACCCTACGCGCGCCCAATCTGCGGCATGTCCGGGCCGAGGAGGGTGGTGCGGGCAGCGCCTTCCAGTTGATGGTGGACCATGGGGAGCACCGGGAGACGCAGCGGTGA
- a CDS encoding type 4a pilus biogenesis protein PilO → MSLVSSPPGLALPQLSTLYRNTARWPLAGRLVVGAVLASLVLVAGDAVYLSSAREVLQRREAGEIALRQQFAAKARLAARHEGVVRELETLRVAFNEQLRQMPTLTQMPGLLEDFARLGQASGVLLEQLSVQEEQVQPGFVERPMQLRLLGTYHDLLAFISGVAGLSHIVTLHDFVIRPEGPQDGALLSLTMLAKTYRYGNQGALP, encoded by the coding sequence GTGAGCCTCGTGTCCAGCCCGCCAGGGCTGGCACTCCCGCAACTCTCCACGCTGTACCGCAACACCGCTCGCTGGCCGCTGGCTGGCAGGCTTGTGGTGGGCGCGGTACTCGCCTCGCTGGTGCTGGTGGCGGGGGATGCTGTCTACCTGAGCAGCGCCCGCGAGGTGTTGCAACGCCGGGAAGCGGGAGAAATAGCGCTGCGCCAGCAGTTTGCTGCAAAAGCCCGGCTAGCTGCCCGGCATGAAGGGGTAGTGCGCGAGCTTGAAACCCTACGTGTCGCCTTCAACGAGCAGTTGCGCCAAATGCCGACACTGACGCAAATGCCCGGCCTGCTGGAAGACTTCGCCCGGCTGGGGCAAGCCAGCGGGGTGCTGCTCGAGCAACTCAGCGTGCAGGAGGAGCAGGTGCAGCCCGGGTTCGTCGAGCGGCCGATGCAGCTCAGGCTGCTCGGTACCTATCACGATCTGTTGGCTTTCATCAGTGGGGTGGCTGGGTTGTCGCATATCGTTACCCTGCATGACTTTGTCATTCGTCCTGAGGGTCCCCAGGATGGCGCATTGTTGAGCCTGACGATGCTCGCCAAGACCTACAGGTACGGCAACCAGGGAGCCTTACCATGA
- a CDS encoding type IV pilus secretin PilQ has translation MTEAVPKRIDLIQLPPPGASPLGAGRGAYSGDRLSLNFQDIEVRAVLQQIADVAGLNLVAGDDVQGSITLRLKDVPWDQALDLVLQAKGLDKRVTANVLLVAPAEELASRELLALESRKLMTELAPLRRELLQVNYAKAAELAKLFQSVSGPEGVADERGSVTVDDRTNNIIAYQTGERLEELRRIVNQLDIPVRQVMIEARIVEANVDYDKSVGVRWGGLLRNKGNWGGGGVGNKTPGEGEPPDSSPFVDLGVVNASSGLGVAFITDNVLLDLELTAMEKGGNGEVISQPKVVTSNKETARILKGTEIPYQEATSEGATSVSFKEASLSLEVTPQITPDDQVIMEVRVTKDEPDYLNKLNDVPPIKKNEVTAKVLVKDGETIVLGGVFSKNQSKVVDKVPFLGDVPYLGRLFRRDVVAQRKSELLVFLTPRIMNNQAIAVSR, from the coding sequence ATGACTGAGGCTGTGCCCAAGCGGATTGACCTGATTCAACTGCCGCCTCCCGGTGCTTCGCCCTTGGGCGCCGGGCGTGGGGCCTATAGCGGTGACAGGCTCTCTCTCAACTTCCAGGACATCGAGGTTCGTGCAGTACTTCAGCAGATTGCCGACGTGGCTGGCCTCAACCTGGTGGCCGGCGATGATGTGCAGGGCTCGATTACCCTGCGCCTCAAGGACGTGCCCTGGGATCAGGCCCTGGACCTGGTGCTGCAAGCCAAGGGGCTCGATAAGCGGGTGACGGCCAATGTGCTGCTGGTGGCGCCGGCTGAGGAACTGGCCTCTCGCGAACTGCTGGCCTTGGAGTCGCGCAAGTTGATGACCGAGCTGGCGCCCTTGCGGCGGGAGCTGTTGCAAGTCAATTACGCCAAGGCGGCCGAGTTGGCCAAGCTGTTCCAGTCGGTGAGCGGGCCTGAAGGTGTGGCCGATGAGCGTGGTTCGGTGACGGTAGATGACCGTACCAACAACATCATCGCCTACCAGACGGGGGAGCGCCTGGAGGAGCTGCGGCGCATCGTCAATCAGTTGGATATCCCGGTGCGGCAGGTGATGATCGAGGCGCGGATAGTCGAAGCCAATGTCGACTATGACAAAAGCGTGGGCGTGCGCTGGGGTGGTTTGCTGCGCAATAAAGGTAATTGGGGCGGTGGTGGGGTTGGCAATAAAACACCAGGTGAGGGTGAGCCGCCCGATAGCTCGCCGTTCGTTGACCTGGGCGTGGTTAACGCAAGCTCTGGCCTGGGCGTCGCGTTTATCACCGATAACGTGCTGCTGGACCTGGAACTCACGGCCATGGAAAAAGGCGGCAACGGCGAAGTGATCTCCCAGCCCAAGGTGGTCACCTCCAACAAGGAGACCGCGCGGATTCTCAAGGGCACCGAGATTCCTTATCAGGAAGCCACTTCCGAGGGGGCGACTTCGGTCTCGTTCAAGGAGGCCTCGCTTTCTTTGGAGGTGACGCCGCAAATCACGCCGGATGATCAGGTCATCATGGAAGTCCGGGTGACCAAGGATGAGCCGGACTACCTGAACAAACTCAACGATGTGCCGCCGATCAAGAAGAACGAGGTCACTGCCAAGGTTCTGGTCAAGGATGGCGAGACCATTGTCCTTGGCGGGGTTTTCTCCAAAAACCAAAGCAAGGTGGTAGATAAAGTGCCATTTTTGGGCGATGTGCCGTATCTTGGCCGCCTTTTCCGGCGTGATGTCGTTGCCCAAAGAAAATCCGAGCTGCTGGTATTCCTGACTCCGCGTATTATGAATAACCAGGCGATTGCTGTGAGTCGTTGA
- the aroB gene encoding 3-dehydroquinate synthase, producing MQTLKVDLGERSYPIHIGEGLLDQPELLAPHIAGRQVAIISNETVAPLYLERLSRSLAAYSVISVILPDGEAFKNWETLQLIFDGLLTARHDRRTTVVALGGGVIGDMAGFAAACYQRGVDFIQVPTTLLSQVDSSVGGKTGINHPLGKNMVGAFYQPNAVLIDTATLNTLPPRELSAGLAEVIKYGLICDEPFLTWLEEHVDALRNLDQVALTEAISRSCAAKALVVNADERESGVRATLNLGHTFGHAIETHMGYGVWLHGEAVAAGTVMALEMSQRLGWISAQERDRGIRLFQRAGLPVIPPEEMTEADFLEHMAIDKKVIDGRLRLVLLRRMGEAVVTDDYPKEILQATLGADYRALAQLKG from the coding sequence ATGCAGACACTTAAGGTCGATCTTGGCGAGCGTAGCTACCCGATCCATATTGGCGAAGGTTTGTTGGACCAGCCCGAGTTGCTCGCGCCGCATATTGCCGGGCGACAAGTGGCAATCATCTCCAACGAGACAGTGGCGCCGCTCTACCTTGAGCGTCTGAGTCGCAGCCTTGCGGCGTATTCGGTGATCTCGGTGATTCTTCCCGATGGCGAAGCGTTCAAGAACTGGGAAACCCTGCAACTGATCTTTGACGGGCTGCTCACCGCGCGCCACGACCGGCGTACCACGGTGGTCGCCCTTGGCGGCGGCGTGATCGGCGACATGGCCGGCTTTGCTGCGGCGTGTTACCAGCGTGGCGTGGACTTTATCCAGGTGCCGACCACCCTGCTGTCCCAGGTCGACTCGTCGGTGGGCGGCAAGACCGGCATCAACCATCCCCTGGGCAAGAATATGGTCGGCGCGTTCTACCAGCCCAATGCCGTACTGATCGATACTGCCACCCTCAACACCCTGCCACCCCGCGAGCTGTCGGCGGGCCTGGCGGAAGTCATCAAGTACGGGCTGATCTGTGACGAGCCGTTCCTGACCTGGCTTGAAGAACACGTCGATGCCTTGCGTAACCTGGACCAGGTCGCGCTGACTGAAGCGATCTCCCGCTCCTGCGCGGCCAAGGCCCTGGTGGTCAATGCCGACGAGCGTGAGTCGGGCGTACGCGCCACCTTGAACCTGGGCCACACCTTCGGTCATGCGATTGAAACCCACATGGGCTATGGTGTCTGGTTGCATGGAGAGGCTGTGGCGGCTGGCACCGTGATGGCGTTGGAGATGTCGCAACGCCTGGGCTGGATCAGTGCCCAAGAGCGTGATCGCGGTATCCGCCTGTTCCAGCGTGCCGGGTTGCCGGTCATTCCTCCCGAGGAAATGACCGAGGCTGACTTCCTTGAACATATGGCGATAGACAAGAAAGTGATCGATGGTCGTTTGCGTCTGGTGCTGTTGCGCCGAATGGGCGAAGCGGTAGTGACCGACGATTATCCGAAAGAGATTCTACAGGCCACGCTGGGAGCGGATTACCGCGCCCTGGCCCAGCTGAAAGGTTAA
- a CDS encoding SPOR domain-containing protein, producing MTSLHADEAFLGHYQLSHDPFAPRVPGFKFFPAQRKPVLGQLHHLARYSQLLLVVTGPLGSGKTLLRQALVASTNKQSVQSVVVSARGAGDAAGVLRQVAQALDVANAEPTAILKQVVQLGLTGQEVYLLVDDAEQLDESALEALLALAAGTPEGRPHVFLFGEASLIADLEQLSGEQELFHVIELQPYEEEETREYLAQRLEGAGQGIELFSAQQISDIHESSDGWPGTINQVARDAMIEAMIASRSAVKRPKMGFTMPKKHVLAISAVVVVAVAAAWLIPGRNKAPTAPGAPTEQAQLPLGKPTTNGAPAVEFAGSGQPTNLPMVGQPVMRGPLAEEAGAISEGDDGVPVEGSSATPPTVTTVAPPPGATASPAPVPAAKPTPAPTQVATAKPAPAPAPVVKPTPAPAAKLAPAAKPAEKPVTVAKAAAGSGWYGSQPAKNYVVQILGTSSEANAQAFVKEQGGEYRYFKKVLNGKPLYVITYGSFPSRAAADSAIKALPAKVQAGKPWPRTVASVQQELATTR from the coding sequence ATGACTAGTTTGCATGCCGACGAGGCTTTCCTCGGCCATTACCAGTTGAGCCACGACCCTTTTGCGCCACGGGTCCCCGGTTTCAAGTTTTTCCCTGCGCAGCGCAAGCCGGTGCTGGGGCAGTTGCACCACCTGGCGCGCTATAGCCAGTTGCTGCTGGTGGTCACCGGCCCTTTGGGCAGTGGCAAGACCCTGCTGCGCCAGGCACTGGTGGCCAGCACCAACAAACAATCGGTGCAGAGCGTGGTGGTTTCCGCCCGCGGCGCCGGCGATGCGGCAGGCGTGTTGCGCCAGGTTGCCCAGGCGCTGGACGTGGCCAATGCCGAGCCGACCGCGATTCTCAAGCAAGTGGTACAACTGGGCCTGACCGGCCAGGAAGTCTACCTGCTGGTGGACGACGCCGAGCAGCTCGACGAATCTGCCCTCGAAGCCTTGCTGGCGCTGGCGGCGGGTACGCCGGAAGGTCGTCCCCATGTGTTCCTGTTCGGTGAGGCGTCGCTGATTGCCGATCTGGAGCAGCTCAGTGGCGAGCAAGAGCTGTTTCACGTCATCGAATTGCAGCCCTACGAAGAAGAAGAAACCCGCGAGTACCTGGCCCAGCGCCTTGAAGGTGCGGGCCAGGGCATCGAACTTTTCTCTGCCCAGCAGATCTCTGATATTCACGAAAGCTCCGACGGCTGGCCTGGCACCATCAACCAGGTGGCCCGGGATGCAATGATCGAAGCAATGATTGCCAGCCGCTCTGCGGTTAAGCGTCCAAAGATGGGGTTCACCATGCCGAAGAAACACGTACTGGCGATTTCTGCTGTAGTCGTGGTTGCCGTCGCCGCCGCCTGGTTGATTCCTGGCCGCAATAAGGCTCCGACCGCGCCAGGCGCGCCGACCGAGCAGGCGCAACTGCCACTGGGCAAGCCCACTACCAACGGCGCACCTGCCGTTGAGTTTGCCGGCTCCGGCCAGCCTACCAACCTGCCGATGGTCGGCCAGCCGGTCATGCGTGGCCCGTTGGCAGAAGAAGCCGGCGCTATCTCCGAAGGCGACGACGGCGTGCCGGTAGAAGGCTCCAGCGCCACGCCGCCAACCGTTACCACCGTGGCCCCACCGCCTGGCGCAACAGCCAGCCCGGCACCTGTGCCGGCGGCCAAGCCAACGCCTGCTCCGACCCAGGTCGCCACCGCCAAGCCTGCCCCAGCCCCGGCCCCAGTGGTCAAGCCGACGCCAGCCCCTGCGGCCAAGCTAGCGCCAGCCGCCAAGCCCGCTGAAAAACCGGTGACCGTGGCCAAGGCCGCTGCCGGCAGCGGCTGGTACGGCAGCCAACCGGCCAAGAACTATGTGGTGCAGATCCTCGGCACCAGCTCCGAAGCCAACGCCCAGGCGTTCGTGAAAGAGCAGGGTGGCGAGTACCGTTATTTCAAGAAAGTGCTCAACGGCAAGCCTCTCTACGTGATCACCTACGGCAGTTTCCCGAGCCGCGCGGCAGCTGATTCCGCGATCAAGGCCTTGCCAGCGAAGGTTCAGGCTGGTAAACCTTGGCCTCGCACTGTTGCCAGCGTTCAACAAGAACTCGCAACAACCCGCTGA
- a CDS encoding penicillin-binding protein 1A, giving the protein MRLLKFFGYSFVAIVCGLLLVFSGAYLYLSPGLPSVEALRSIQLQIPLRVYSSDEKLIAEFGEMRRTPIRFADIPPNFINALLSAEDDNFANHYGVDPSSLVRAATQLVKSGHIQSGGSTITMQVAKNFFLTSERSFSRKATEILLALQIERQLTKDEILELYVNKIYLGNRAYGIEAASQVYYGKSIRDASLAQMAMIAGLPKAPSRFNPLANPARSKERRDWILGRMYKLGKIDQNAYETAVAEPLNASYHVPTPEVSAPYIAEMARAEMVGRYGSDAYTEGFRVTTTIPSNLQEIANNAVHEGLITYDQRHGYRGPESRLPGKTLSAWTVELGKQRSISGLDPAIVTQVKKDGVQVLTRSGEEHVAWDSMKWARPFLNTNSMGPMPKQPSDVTQVGDLIRVQRQKDDSLKFSQVPVAQGALVSLDPQNGAIRALVGGFAFEQSNYNRATQAKRQPGSSFKPFVYSAALDNGYTAASLVNDAPIVFVDEYLDKVWRPKNDTNTFLGPIRVREALYKSRNLVSIRLLQAMGVGKTIDYMTRFGFNKQDLPPNLSLALGTATLTPMEIATGWSTFANGGYKITPYLIDKIESRNGDTLFVANPPSVPNGVAASDGLAAPANGGITIEPVPGAAPTDAAAVPQTPAVAERVVDGRTTYILTSMLQDVIKRGTGRRALALGRTDLAGKTGTTNESKDAWFSGYNADYITTVWTGYDQPESLGRREYGGTVALPIWMSYMGGALKDKPAHTQAEPEGILSLRIDPISGRAAAPGTPNAYFELFKSEDTPPSMNELGNGVAPGSPLPADESAPIDLF; this is encoded by the coding sequence ATTCGTCTGCTGAAGTTTTTCGGGTACTCCTTCGTCGCGATCGTTTGCGGGCTGCTGCTCGTGTTCAGCGGCGCCTATCTCTACCTTAGCCCGGGATTGCCCTCGGTAGAGGCCCTGAGAAGTATCCAGTTGCAGATTCCTTTGCGGGTCTACAGCAGCGATGAAAAACTGATCGCGGAGTTCGGCGAAATGCGCCGCACCCCGATCCGTTTCGCCGACATTCCGCCCAATTTCATCAATGCCCTGCTGTCGGCCGAAGACGATAATTTTGCCAACCACTATGGCGTCGACCCCAGCAGCCTGGTGCGCGCGGCTACGCAACTGGTAAAAAGCGGACACATTCAATCGGGCGGCAGCACCATCACCATGCAGGTGGCGAAGAACTTCTTCCTCACCAGCGAGCGCAGCTTCTCGCGCAAGGCCACGGAAATCCTCCTGGCGCTGCAGATTGAACGCCAACTGACCAAGGACGAAATCCTTGAGCTGTACGTCAACAAGATCTACCTGGGCAACCGCGCCTATGGGATCGAGGCGGCGTCTCAGGTGTACTACGGCAAGTCGATTCGTGACGCCAGCCTGGCACAAATGGCAATGATTGCCGGCCTGCCCAAAGCGCCATCGCGCTTCAACCCGCTGGCCAACCCGGCCCGCAGCAAGGAGCGTCGCGACTGGATCCTGGGGCGCATGTACAAGCTGGGCAAGATCGACCAGAACGCCTATGAAACGGCGGTGGCCGAGCCGTTGAATGCCAGCTACCACGTACCGACGCCAGAAGTCAGCGCGCCGTACATCGCCGAGATGGCCCGCGCCGAAATGGTCGGCCGCTATGGCAGCGATGCCTACACCGAAGGTTTCCGCGTCACTACGACCATTCCGAGCAACTTGCAGGAAATAGCCAACAACGCCGTGCATGAAGGGCTGATCACCTATGACCAGCGCCATGGCTACCGTGGGCCGGAATCGCGCCTGCCGGGCAAGACCCTGAGCGCGTGGACGGTCGAACTGGGCAAGCAGCGCTCCATCAGCGGCCTGGATCCCGCCATCGTCACCCAGGTGAAAAAAGACGGCGTGCAGGTACTGACCCGCAGCGGCGAAGAACATGTGGCGTGGGACAGCATGAAGTGGGCGCGACCCTTCCTGAACACCAACAGCATGGGGCCGATGCCCAAGCAGCCATCGGACGTGACCCAGGTCGGCGACCTGATCCGCGTGCAGCGCCAGAAGGACGACAGCCTGAAATTCAGCCAGGTCCCGGTCGCCCAGGGTGCCCTGGTGTCCCTGGACCCGCAGAACGGTGCGATCCGCGCCCTGGTCGGTGGCTTCGCCTTCGAGCAGAGCAACTACAACCGCGCCACCCAGGCCAAGCGCCAGCCGGGCTCGAGCTTCAAGCCATTTGTCTACAGCGCCGCGCTGGATAACGGCTATACCGCAGCCAGCCTGGTCAACGACGCGCCTATCGTGTTTGTCGACGAGTACCTGGACAAGGTCTGGCGTCCGAAGAACGACACCAACACCTTCCTCGGGCCGATCCGCGTGCGCGAGGCGCTGTACAAGTCGCGCAACCTGGTGTCGATCCGCTTGCTGCAGGCGATGGGCGTGGGCAAGACGATCGACTACATGACCCGCTTTGGCTTCAACAAGCAGGACCTGCCGCCCAACCTGTCCCTGGCCCTGGGCACCGCCACCCTCACCCCGATGGAAATCGCGACGGGCTGGAGTACGTTTGCCAACGGCGGCTACAAGATCACGCCGTACCTGATCGACAAGATCGAGAGCCGCAACGGCGACACGTTGTTTGTTGCCAACCCGCCGAGCGTACCCAACGGTGTCGCCGCCAGCGATGGCCTGGCCGCCCCTGCCAACGGCGGCATCACTATCGAGCCTGTGCCTGGCGCTGCCCCCACCGATGCCGCAGCCGTCCCGCAAACACCGGCGGTGGCTGAGCGCGTGGTTGACGGACGTACGACCTACATCCTCACCAGCATGCTGCAGGACGTGATCAAGCGCGGCACCGGCCGCCGTGCGCTGGCCCTGGGCCGCACGGACCTGGCGGGCAAGACCGGTACCACCAATGAATCCAAGGATGCGTGGTTCTCCGGCTACAACGCCGACTACATCACCACCGTCTGGACGGGTTACGACCAGCCGGAAAGCCTCGGCCGCCGCGAATACGGCGGCACCGTCGCGCTACCGATCTGGATGAGCTACATGGGCGGCGCCCTCAAGGACAAGCCGGCCCACACCCAGGCCGAGCCGGAAGGCATCCTCAGCCTGCGCATCGACCCGATCAGCGGCCGCGCTGCAGCACCCGGCACGCCGAATGCGTACTTTGAGCTGTTCAAGAGCGAAGACACGCCGCCGTCAATGAATGAACTGGGGAATGGCGTGGCACCGGGCAGCCCGTTGCCTGCGGATGAGTCGGCGCCGATCGATCTGTTCTGA
- the pilM gene encoding type IV pilus biogenesis protein PilM has product MRKGFFRRKANTLLGVDIQDSGVKVLELARAGEDYAVRAYASQPLPGHAVVDSNIVDLEVVAQTISKALFRAQIQVTHAAVAVAGPAVISRVVALEAGLEPDEMEQRLRCEADQYIPYPLDEVAIDFQVQGPSGREPGYVDVLLVACLKEQVEAREAVLAMAGLVARVVDVEAFAMARMTYQVVARIAPGSGINSAQWAADAQGLRVACGLALRSFD; this is encoded by the coding sequence ATGAGAAAGGGATTTTTCAGGCGAAAAGCCAATACTTTACTGGGTGTGGACATCCAGGACAGCGGCGTCAAGGTACTGGAGCTGGCCCGTGCCGGCGAGGACTATGCGGTGCGTGCATATGCGAGCCAGCCGTTGCCGGGTCATGCGGTGGTCGACAGTAATATCGTTGATCTGGAGGTTGTCGCGCAGACCATTTCCAAGGCATTGTTCCGGGCGCAGATCCAGGTCACGCATGCCGCAGTTGCCGTGGCGGGCCCTGCGGTGATCAGCAGGGTGGTTGCGCTGGAGGCGGGGCTTGAGCCCGACGAGATGGAGCAGCGCTTGCGCTGTGAAGCCGACCAGTACATTCCTTATCCGCTGGATGAGGTAGCCATTGATTTTCAGGTCCAGGGCCCATCGGGTCGTGAACCCGGTTATGTTGATGTGCTGCTTGTGGCGTGTCTCAAGGAGCAGGTGGAAGCGCGCGAAGCGGTATTGGCCATGGCTGGCCTGGTTGCGCGAGTGGTGGATGTAGAGGCGTTTGCCATGGCGCGGATGACCTACCAGGTGGTCGCCCGGATAGCGCCGGGGAGTGGGATCAATAGTGCACAATGGGCAGCCGATGCCCAGGGATTGCGGGTCGCCTGCGGTTTGGCCCTCAGGAGTTTCGATTGA
- the aroK gene encoding shikimate kinase AroK, which produces MRNLILVGPMGAGKSTIGRLLAKELRLPFKDSDKEIELRTGANIPWIFDKEGELGFRDREQAMIAELCGCDGVVLATGGGAVMREENRRALHAGGRVVYLHASVEQQVGRTARDRNRPLLRTANPEKTLRDLLTLRDPLYREIADLVVETDERPPRMVVIDILERLQQLAPR; this is translated from the coding sequence GTGCGAAATTTGATTCTTGTAGGGCCGATGGGGGCTGGAAAAAGCACCATCGGCCGTTTGCTGGCCAAAGAGCTGCGCCTGCCATTCAAAGACTCCGATAAGGAAATTGAATTGCGCACGGGCGCCAATATCCCGTGGATCTTCGATAAGGAAGGCGAACTGGGCTTTCGTGACCGCGAGCAGGCGATGATTGCCGAACTTTGCGGCTGCGATGGCGTGGTATTGGCCACCGGCGGCGGCGCGGTGATGCGCGAGGAAAACCGACGGGCGCTGCATGCCGGCGGTCGGGTGGTCTATTTGCATGCGTCGGTCGAGCAGCAGGTCGGACGCACTGCGCGTGATCGCAACCGGCCATTGCTGCGCACCGCCAACCCCGAGAAAACCCTGCGGGACTTGCTGACGCTGCGCGATCCGCTTTATCGGGAAATCGCCGATCTGGTGGTGGAAACCGATGAACGGCCACCGCGCATGGTCGTAATCGATATTCTCGAGCGCTTGCAGCAACTAGCGCCCCGTTAA